Genomic segment of Oncorhynchus nerka isolate Pitt River linkage group LG10, Oner_Uvic_2.0, whole genome shotgun sequence:
CCTCTATTACTTCTGATTCTAGAAGCACTCCCAAACTCATGGGCAACGCCATTTCTTCCGGCCAAATCAATGTGGGGAAGATAAATATATGCGCACAAGGCCACTTTCCGTGGACACAAGTAAAATGTTCCGTGTAGAAACAAGGGACATTTGTGTTCCCGCAACCAAAACAGGTATGGTCTTTTATGGATACCGAAATTGTGTAAAAAAATTGTGTTTTATAATAACACTTAAAACATGTCTAGGAATTCACAAATGTAATTTTATTCTTATAAGCACAATATTGGTAAAAATACATTCTTAAATAAAAACTTTAAAAATGTAACAGATTTTATTTGGTTACAGTAGCAAATTAAAAATATCATGCAATATAAGATTTGAGAAAAAAGCTATATAAACAAAGATCAAAACACAATAGCTCACAAACATATCAGATACATTTACTTCCTCATAAAAATGACTACTAACTGAACCCACATTAAAAACATGTGATGCATCTCACACAGTTCAAGTAACTCGTCACAGATTGTATTTCCTCAACATGTACAGAGTATCTCAACTACTGCCTTTTAAATCTCAGTATGGCTCACTTAATATCACTGTTCCAAGAAGCATGAGGCTTTAAGGCAGTGTTGGGAATAACCAATCCTATGCCTGATACAGAGGGGCAGTCAAGGCAAGTCCTCATCTGTCATTCAATGAATTAACAGGACTGTTCTGTAAAAGCAGCTTTCACAGAAAATGCTTGCTTTCAGAATTTATGTTCATTTTAAAAGTGGTTCAAGACAAAACAGTGTTTCCTCTTCTCATCCTCAATCTCCCTAGCACTTAATAAACCATTCAGCAATGGAAAGCATTATGTAACCCATCCAGCAAAGGAAAGGAGTAACCCATTCAGCAGTGGAAATCAGAATGCGCTAGTAAATGTGCATTGCGCCAATAGTTACATCCATAGCTTGCATACCATCCGCATACAACAGAGCAGCTGCTTTTCACTGTTACATTTCAACTCGTCTGGATCGACATTGTGTATTTATCAACAAATGTCTCAGTTTTGATTATCAAAGCTTCCATTGCAATTCTTTGCCTTTGGAGACGGTCCTCGTGATAAGGCACTCTGAGGGAATAAAGAAAACAAAAGTAGTGAAAAAGGGGATACACCTTTATAACCATACATTCATGCACATGGGCTCTAAAGTTGTGGTGCTCCGAGTGGAGTGAGTGACCTACCTGGAACTTGCGTTGCAGAGCCTGAGTCATGATGGGGGTGAGGCCAGTGCCTGCCTCCATATTCTCCTTGTCAAACAAAGGAGTACCACCAGGACTCCTAAAGAATAGAGAGAAAAAGTCAGACTGAGCTCTCACTTGATTATAGTCCTTTGACTTCCTGTTTTCAGGTAACACAAGAACCCCAGAATAAAGCACTTGAGGGTTGAAACACATTACCTATTGATTTGAACTCTCTTCAGCTGTGTACGCAGACTCATGGGGTTTTTAGAAGGTGTTCTAGAGTGGGAAATAACATTTGATCATCTCCACAGTAGGACAACACAAATCCAAGAAAGAAAACAATTATTTCAAAAGCGATTATTTTAATTCTCATCCAGGTGTGCAGGCATTTGTTCCAGGCCTGATAAACATGATTCAAATTATTATCAGTATTGGCcttgaacaaaagcctgcacaacATGTGGTGGATCCCCAGGACCATGATGGAGGACACTGATAATCTTCTGGTCACAAAACAATGGCAGCAGATGAAGAAATAGGGGATAGGTTTACCTGCCAGCGCTAAGGCATTTGGGGAGCTTAGGGAGCAGTTGGCAGTGGGATCGTTTCAGACGGACATTCTGCAGGTCCGCCACAGTGACCAGAGGGGCACGTATTTTCTCTGGAGTCCTCTGAAATAGAGACAGACCCATTGTAATACAATGGCCTTGTTGCACACGTTTATGCTGGAAATGCAAGAGAAGCAGGCACAATACTGCATGCTATGTGGGAGTGTCCTGTGGCTCTTACATTTTGGACAGGTGGAAGGCGCTCATTACTTTGAGTAGGCTAAGGATATGCCTTGCTTACCTTTGATTTCACACTGCTGACAATGACCTTTCTCAGTTTAACAGTCTGTAAATCCCTGAGGGTCACAGCCACCAGTATGTCCTGCTTCTCCTTGGAGCTCTAAGTGACAGACAGAGGTCACATCATAGGAGATATGAGACTGAAATCGATCTATGACCACCAAATTAAAAATAATGAACGGTGAGTTAAGTTCTTACCTGTTGAGCATTGGAGGCCACTCTTTTTTTAGGGACGTAGGGTTGCAGAAAAGTggtagatgggggaggaggaggtggtggtggaggtggtggtggagctgGGACTGGTGGTGTGAGAGCAGGGAGAGGGTCTACACTGGACCCACAGCCCAACGGAAGAGGGGGAGTAGTAGGGAACATTGGACGGACTAAACCACCAGCCACAGTCCCATGGCAGTGGCATGCAGTGCTACCCCCCTGCTGAAATAAGACAGGCTTTAGTGACATGTGGCTGTTTGTCACATCATAAGGTacattcagttgagtgtaattgTTGGTGTCTCACCTGAAGAGCAGAATGCAAGGCATCCATCTCCCTCTGCAGCTCAGCCATTTGATTCTGGAGGGTCTCTAATTGTTTGGCATACCCCCGCCAGAAGAAAAATGTTTTCAAGAATCCAGAAAATGACTGCAATAGATAGATGGAAGTAGAAATTGGTTCTGTAGCAAGGTTTCCATCCAATGGCGAAGGTGCATAAAGAGGGCAGCCCCCATGTACTCACCATAAATGCCTTGTTTGCTAATATCGCCGTACATTTCTCTCCGTTACAATGACGTAATATCTGAATTCCTCCATCTTTATTGgtaacagattttcatgcaaatattctaaaatatGCATAAAGAAAATATGTGCATTTTCCCAGCAGTGTAGTTTCTCCACCAAACTGACTTTGTAGATAAAAATCAGTGAGTGATGACACAGTGCCCACAAAAATAACTGTTTCACTTAAGAtttcatgtaccgaataaaaatcgAAAGTTCAATGCGTTTCttttgcattttcaactctacagaTAGTTGTGTTAAATAGCAAACGTGCTtactctggtcttggcatgtGCACTCTAGCGCTCTAGCTGTGCGGgtatgatgagattattatggataagagtaagaatatatttttatttgtcaaacggcagtcaagcatcgatcatcatgtcaccagaataggatcctcgatatttattggaaaggagaatCAAGATcactgcactttcaccaccctgtgaagttcatcatacaTTATTTCATctatagcctaataaactgcatagtttccccaagtcatagtgggaggatcACATACCATATCATCACGTGACTCAAAGTTGACTAACTTGGAGTCGTGATATGATGCACATAAAAAACGCTTCCGCCGCAATTTctcacataattaattttacaaacactaaagatcccaccatgtcgaacgagCAAATGATTGAGCGGGATATATACAATTTTACCacaacttcctgtttccatcacagctgttgtggttgaatttttattttatttttttacacagtatgactttactcgcataaaaactgtggatggaaatgtgGTTAGTGTCACTGACATATAGAGTGAATCATATAGGTAAGTGCTTGGGAATGAAATCTAACATAACATTTCCCTCTACCAAAACAGCCCTGTTacaaacagccatactgtagaaaCCTACCTGGCTCAGGCAGTTCCTCCAGATTTGGCATACCCTGCCAAAAGCCAGCAGCAACCCTCTGACACCTAGCAAAGGAACTGGACTGGTTTGGGTGATTGGGTCACCATTTCCAAGTCTAAAAATACACACAGAATGATAACTGTTAAGAGAGTTGAGGAAAGCGTTGTCCTCCCTCCTGTGCACGATCATTCAGCCATCCATGTTGACATTGTAGGCAACAATAGAAGGACAA
This window contains:
- the LOC115135986 gene encoding proline-rich protein 11-like isoform X1 encodes the protein MAGSWGPSKAFLQRRKKRASSRRWAVMSKRLQETPKPIVTPVITQLGNGDPITQTSPVPLLGVRGLLLAFGRVCQIWRNCLSQSFSGFLKTFFFWRGYAKQLETLQNQMAELQREMDALHSALQQGGSTACHCHGTVAGGLVRPMFPTTPPLPLGCGSSVDPLPALTPPVPAPPPPPPPPPPPPSTTFLQPYVPKKRVASNAQQSSKEKQDILVAVTLRDLQTVKLRKVIVSSVKSKRTPEKIRAPLVTVADLQNVRLKRSHCQLLPKLPKCLSAGRTPSKNPMSLRTQLKRVQINRSPGGTPLFDKENMEAGTGLTPIMTQALQRKFQSALSRGPSPKAKNCNGSFDNQN
- the LOC115135986 gene encoding proline-rich protein 11-like isoform X2: MAGSWGPSKAFLQRRKKRASSRRWAVMSKRLQETPKPIVTPVITQLGNGDPITQTSPVPLLGVRGLLLAFGRVCQIWRNCLSQSFSGFLKTFFFWRGYAKQLETLQNQMAELQREMDALHSALQGGSTACHCHGTVAGGLVRPMFPTTPPLPLGCGSSVDPLPALTPPVPAPPPPPPPPPPPPSTTFLQPYVPKKRVASNAQQSSKEKQDILVAVTLRDLQTVKLRKVIVSSVKSKRTPEKIRAPLVTVADLQNVRLKRSHCQLLPKLPKCLSAGRTPSKNPMSLRTQLKRVQINRSPGGTPLFDKENMEAGTGLTPIMTQALQRKFQSALSRGPSPKAKNCNGSFDNQN